From Psychroflexus torquis ATCC 700755, the proteins below share one genomic window:
- a CDS encoding YggS family pyridoxal phosphate-dependent enzyme yields the protein MEGSIKEHIKTFTDELGENIDLVAVSKTKPNEDLLEAYKAGQRIFGENKVQEMTDKWDALPKDIKWHMVGHVQTNKVKYMAPYVDLIHAVQNMKLLKEINKRAVENDRVIDCLLQVKIAEEESKYGMSPEDLKLFLKDDKLAELKNVRLKGLMAMATFTEDEEQIHREFKILETLYKETSQTQKDFSILSMGMSGDYKIAMQHDTNMVRIGSSIFGAR from the coding sequence ATGGAAGGGTCAATTAAAGAACATATCAAAACATTTACAGACGAATTAGGTGAGAATATTGACCTAGTTGCCGTATCGAAGACCAAGCCTAACGAAGACCTGCTTGAAGCTTACAAGGCTGGACAGCGAATTTTTGGGGAAAATAAGGTTCAAGAAATGACGGACAAATGGGACGCTTTACCCAAAGATATTAAATGGCATATGGTGGGTCACGTACAAACCAACAAAGTGAAATACATGGCTCCCTATGTAGATTTAATTCACGCGGTCCAAAACATGAAATTACTTAAAGAAATCAATAAACGTGCAGTGGAAAATGACCGAGTAATCGACTGTTTATTACAAGTAAAAATAGCTGAAGAGGAGTCTAAATACGGCATGTCTCCAGAGGATTTAAAGTTATTCTTAAAAGATGACAAACTCGCTGAATTAAAAAACGTAAGACTGAAGGGCTTAATGGCCATGGCTACGTTTACAGAGGATGAAGAGCAGATTCATAGAGAGTTTAAAATTCTTGAAACACTTTATAAGGAGACTTCACAAACTCAAAAAGACTTCAGTATCCTATCCATGGGAATGAGCGGAGATTATAAAATCGCCATGCAACATGACACTAACATGGTAAGAATAGGCAGTTCTATTTTTGGAGCTAGATAA
- a CDS encoding Gfo/Idh/MocA family protein, with the protein MLKVGVLGAGHLGKIHLRLLNESKKYKLIGFHDTDQTHAKKIEKEFGYSCFEDYAELLSNVDVIDIVTPTTYHYSMAEQAIKAGVHVFIEKPITSTVKEADALIKLAKAHNVKGQVGHVERFNPAFRAAIGKIDTPMFIEAHRLAEFNPRGTDVPVVLDLMIHDIDAILSIVNSKVKKINASGVSVISETPDITNARLEFENGCVANLTASRISLKNMRKSRFFQRDAYISVDFLEKVTEVVKMKDAPQDPDDFAMILQNAEGVKKQIYFDNPDISPNNAILDELETFAEAVENDTVPIVTLEQGTEALRVAMQIIKAFDE; encoded by the coding sequence ATGCTAAAAGTTGGTGTTTTGGGCGCAGGACATCTCGGAAAAATTCATCTGAGATTGCTCAACGAATCAAAGAAATATAAACTTATAGGATTTCACGATACAGATCAGACTCACGCAAAGAAGATCGAAAAAGAATTTGGTTATTCTTGCTTTGAGGACTATGCTGAACTACTGAGCAATGTAGATGTTATTGATATCGTCACTCCTACCACCTACCATTATAGTATGGCAGAACAAGCCATAAAAGCAGGTGTTCACGTTTTTATAGAAAAGCCTATCACCTCTACGGTAAAAGAGGCAGACGCTCTTATAAAACTGGCTAAAGCTCATAATGTAAAAGGGCAAGTTGGACATGTTGAACGTTTTAATCCAGCTTTTAGAGCTGCTATAGGCAAAATAGACACTCCCATGTTTATTGAAGCGCACCGACTCGCAGAATTTAACCCAAGAGGAACAGATGTTCCTGTTGTTTTAGACTTGATGATTCATGATATTGATGCTATCTTAAGTATCGTTAATTCTAAAGTGAAAAAAATTAATGCAAGTGGTGTCTCTGTTATTTCTGAGACTCCAGATATCACCAATGCAAGACTTGAATTTGAGAACGGCTGTGTGGCTAATCTTACAGCAAGTAGAATATCGCTTAAAAACATGCGTAAGTCAAGGTTCTTCCAGAGAGACGCTTACATTTCGGTAGATTTTCTTGAAAAAGTAACCGAAGTTGTCAAAATGAAAGACGCCCCTCAAGACCCAGACGATTTTGCTATGATTCTTCAAAACGCTGAAGGCGTAAAGAAACAAATCTACTTTGATAATCCAGATATAAGTCCAAATAATGCTATTTTGGACGAATTAGAAACATTTGCAGAAGCTGTTGAAAATGACACGGTACCTATTGTAACTTTAGAACAAGGTACTGAGGCTTTAAGAGTGGCCATGCAAATCATAAAAGCATTCGACGAGTAA
- a CDS encoding 3-hydroxyacyl-CoA dehydrogenase family protein — MKNIAIIGAGTMGNGIAHTFAQFDYNVSLIDVSTDSLDKGIATITRNLDRMVSKEKISEEDKKRTLGNITTFTSIADGAKNADLVVEAATENEKIKLEIFKELDSLCPAKTILATNTSSIPITKIAAVTGRPKQVIGMHFMNPVPIMKLVEIIRGYNTSDDITNRVVELAKNLGKVPTEVNDYPGFVANRILMPMINEAVETLYNNVAGVEEIDTVMKLGMAHPMGPLQLADFIGLDICLSILEVMYEGFKNPKYAPCPLLVNMVRAGKLGVKSGEGFYDYSESKKAEKVSSQFVS, encoded by the coding sequence ATGAAAAATATAGCTATAATAGGTGCAGGAACTATGGGAAATGGTATTGCACATACCTTTGCTCAATTCGATTATAATGTAAGTTTAATAGATGTCTCAACAGATAGTCTGGATAAAGGTATTGCAACCATCACTAGAAATCTAGACCGCATGGTTAGCAAAGAAAAGATAAGCGAAGAGGACAAGAAAAGAACACTGGGAAATATCACCACTTTTACAAGTATAGCAGACGGGGCAAAAAATGCAGACCTCGTCGTTGAAGCCGCTACAGAAAATGAAAAAATCAAGCTCGAGATTTTTAAAGAACTCGACAGCCTTTGTCCAGCTAAAACTATTTTAGCAACAAATACCAGCTCTATTCCAATCACCAAAATTGCTGCTGTCACGGGCAGACCTAAACAAGTGATAGGAATGCACTTTATGAATCCAGTACCTATCATGAAGCTTGTAGAAATCATAAGAGGCTACAATACTAGCGATGACATTACAAATAGAGTTGTAGAGCTAGCTAAAAATCTTGGTAAAGTCCCAACTGAAGTTAACGACTACCCTGGTTTCGTAGCTAACAGAATTTTAATGCCAATGATTAATGAGGCTGTAGAAACTCTATACAATAATGTAGCGGGTGTTGAAGAAATTGACACTGTAATGAAGCTAGGCATGGCTCATCCTATGGGTCCCCTTCAGCTTGCCGATTTTATAGGATTGGATATATGTTTATCTATTTTGGAAGTGATGTATGAGGGCTTTAAAAATCCAAAATATGCCCCTTGTCCTTTACTCGTTAACATGGTGAGAGCAGGCAAACTTGGAGTGAAATCTGGAGAAGGATTTTATGACTATAGTGAAAGCAAAAAAGCAGAAAAAGTATCCTCACAATTTGTATCTTAA
- a CDS encoding DUF1015 domain-containing protein has product MPKVIPFQATRPTRDKVGLIASKPYETYTKAQVEARLDNNPFSFLHIANPGYKYNKEISGKERFSLVKNRFEEFKEDGSFRQDGKPCYYLHKIIYRNEIEFVGFVGAASAEDYENNLIRKHEDTLTEKVEVFTEYLKTVRFNADPVLLTYPDNEVLDSISKKLMQTRPEYEFTTTSRETHHFWVIEDPKLHEQIQKEFEEMKHIYIADGHHRSSSSIDLKKVLEAENDHHTGEEAYNFFMGFFIPESHLRIHEFNRLVKDLNGLSKDEFLIKLDEQFKIENLNQNYYKPKEAHYFSMYLDGDFYELNLRDRNYDFNNALSRLDAQILFNTILKPILGIQDLRTNSRLMYSQGQKDMAFVKGAIDQGDYQVGFGMYPASIEEMKTIADEGMKMPPKTTYIEPKLRSGITIYEF; this is encoded by the coding sequence ATGCCTAAAGTTATTCCATTTCAGGCGACTAGACCTACTCGAGATAAAGTAGGTCTAATCGCTTCAAAGCCCTACGAAACCTATACCAAAGCCCAAGTTGAAGCGAGATTAGATAACAATCCCTTTTCATTTCTGCATATCGCAAATCCTGGATATAAGTACAATAAAGAAATTTCTGGAAAAGAACGCTTTAGCCTTGTCAAAAACAGGTTTGAAGAGTTTAAAGAAGACGGTAGTTTCCGGCAAGATGGGAAACCCTGCTATTATCTTCATAAAATCATTTATAGAAATGAAATAGAGTTTGTAGGCTTTGTAGGTGCAGCAAGTGCTGAAGATTATGAAAATAACCTCATTAGAAAACATGAGGATACGCTAACTGAAAAAGTAGAGGTGTTTACCGAGTATCTAAAGACAGTAAGGTTTAACGCCGACCCTGTCCTTCTCACCTATCCAGATAATGAAGTCCTTGACAGCATTTCAAAAAAATTGATGCAGACTCGACCAGAATATGAATTCACGACCACCTCTAGAGAAACGCATCACTTTTGGGTGATTGAAGACCCAAAGCTTCATGAACAAATTCAAAAAGAATTTGAGGAGATGAAACATATTTATATAGCCGATGGACACCATAGAAGTTCCTCTTCGATTGACTTAAAAAAAGTACTTGAGGCTGAAAATGATCACCACACAGGGGAAGAAGCCTATAACTTTTTTATGGGATTTTTTATTCCAGAAAGTCACTTGAGAATTCATGAATTCAACAGACTTGTAAAGGACCTAAACGGTTTAAGTAAAGACGAATTTCTTATTAAACTGGATGAACAATTCAAAATTGAAAATTTAAACCAGAATTATTACAAGCCTAAAGAAGCTCACTATTTTAGCATGTATCTCGATGGTGATTTTTACGAATTAAATTTAAGAGATAGAAATTACGACTTTAATAATGCGCTATCAAGATTGGATGCTCAAATTTTATTTAATACAATTTTAAAACCAATTTTGGGAATTCAAGACTTGAGAACTAATTCTAGATTGATGTATAGTCAAGGTCAAAAAGACATGGCTTTCGTAAAAGGGGCTATAGACCAAGGAGACTATCAGGTTGGATTCGGAATGTACCCTGCAAGTATTGAAGAAATGAAAACTATAGCAGATGAAGGAATGAAAATGCCTCCAAAAACAACCTATATTGAACCTAAGTTGAGAAGTGGGATTACGATTTATGAATTTTAA